One Echinicola strongylocentroti DNA window includes the following coding sequences:
- a CDS encoding DUF5908 family protein, with amino-acid sequence MPIEIKELHIKITVDEGKSSTGGGKSGTGSQQEIISQCVEQVMEILENKKER; translated from the coding sequence ATGCCCATTGAAATCAAAGAACTGCATATCAAAATCACCGTGGATGAAGGGAAATCATCTACTGGCGGTGGTAAGTCCGGAACTGGAAGCCAGCAAGAGATCATATCCCAATGTGTGGAGCAAGTGATGGAGATTTTGGAAAACAAAAAGGAAAGGTAA
- a CDS encoding phage tail protein, with product MSYPLSKFHFSVEWGKDKIGFTEISGLDMETEIIEYRDGAMPEYSKIKMPGMQKFSNLTMKRGTFQGNNKYYEWYQTINLNKVERRDITISLLNEEHEPVVTWKVKNAWPLKIQSTDLKGDGNEVAIESMEIAHEGLTIQNE from the coding sequence ATGAGCTATCCATTATCAAAGTTTCATTTCTCTGTGGAATGGGGAAAAGATAAAATAGGGTTTACAGAAATATCCGGATTGGATATGGAAACCGAGATCATTGAGTACCGGGATGGAGCCATGCCGGAATACAGCAAAATCAAAATGCCCGGAATGCAGAAATTTTCAAACCTCACGATGAAAAGAGGCACTTTCCAGGGAAACAACAAATATTACGAATGGTATCAAACCATCAACCTGAACAAAGTAGAGCGGCGGGATATCACCATTAGCTTACTAAATGAAGAGCATGAGCCAGTGGTGACCTGGAAGGTAAAGAATGCCTGGCCGCTCAAAATCCAATCTACCGACCTCAAAGGAGATGGAAACGAAGTGGCGATAGAATCCATGGAAATAGCCCATGAAGGGCTTACCATTCAAAATGAATAA
- a CDS encoding GPW/gp25 family protein, with the protein MADSNEFLGTGWSFPPEFTKESGRLKTTTGVEDINQSLEILFGTKLGERIMQPTYGCNLDELLFSSMNRTLKTYVTELIKNAILYHEPRIETEKIDITQGDELKGELLIHLHYRVRATNARNNMVYPFYIEEGTDISR; encoded by the coding sequence ATGGCAGATAGCAACGAATTTTTAGGAACCGGGTGGAGCTTTCCCCCTGAATTTACCAAGGAAAGCGGCCGCTTAAAAACCACCACTGGAGTAGAAGACATCAACCAAAGCCTGGAAATCCTTTTTGGAACCAAGCTTGGTGAGCGAATCATGCAGCCTACCTATGGCTGTAACCTTGACGAGCTATTGTTCAGTTCGATGAACAGGACCCTAAAAACCTACGTCACCGAGCTGATCAAAAATGCCATACTCTACCATGAACCAAGGATCGAAACGGAAAAAATCGACATAACACAAGGAGACGAATTAAAGGGAGAGTTACTCATCCACCTTCATTACAGGGTGAGGGCCACGAATGCCAGGAATAATATGGTCTATCCTTTTTATATAGAAGAGGGTACTGATATCAGCAGGTAG
- a CDS encoding CIS tube protein: MSEGKLEKLKIVAYKDSKFSEEVDNGEFTTLLNPEKYKFQYRVEQNEDQAAGTSAAPIRFNKILPQTLELDFLFDRTGVIAGYEATENGVIDDVTHFKKVVYDYNGEKHKPNYLMITWGSLLFKGYLKEMDIEYKLFRPDGTPIRALATAKVGEFVEEELRTAQENNQSPDLTHYRVVKDGDTLPLMTYRIYGDSKYYLEVAKANGLTNFRHLKTGTELRFPPLQKQK, from the coding sequence ATGAGCGAAGGAAAACTGGAAAAGCTTAAAATCGTCGCCTACAAGGATTCAAAATTCTCGGAGGAAGTGGACAATGGTGAATTTACCACCTTGCTCAATCCAGAAAAATACAAATTTCAGTATCGTGTAGAGCAAAATGAGGACCAGGCAGCAGGAACCAGTGCAGCTCCCATCCGCTTCAATAAAATCCTACCTCAGACACTGGAATTGGATTTTCTCTTTGATCGGACAGGTGTCATCGCGGGCTATGAAGCCACCGAAAACGGCGTCATCGATGATGTAACGCATTTCAAAAAAGTGGTCTATGACTACAATGGCGAAAAGCACAAACCCAATTACCTGATGATTACTTGGGGAAGCCTGCTATTCAAGGGATATCTGAAGGAAATGGATATTGAGTACAAGCTCTTTCGACCGGATGGCACCCCTATCAGGGCACTGGCCACAGCAAAGGTCGGGGAGTTTGTCGAAGAAGAGCTCCGTACAGCCCAAGAGAATAACCAGTCACCAGATTTGACCCATTATAGAGTAGTCAAGGATGGGGATACGCTGCCCCTTATGACCTACCGGATCTATGGAGACAGCAAATACTATCTCGAAGTAGCCAAGGCAAATGGCCTTACCAATTTCAGACACCTAAAAACAGGTACAGAGCTTAGATTTCCACCACTACAAAAGCAAAAGTAA
- a CDS encoding DUF6909 family protein, whose translation MRTRAQESRAAIERLYITMRHLFMRGNYKPLGVSGESLISALLVLRPEIYGLITESEKVELDGLLYVMERLPRGIEECRYIRLISREGYEHSEFETLIPSKRRRNCYRVDEDQMFVEMTRGKSDIYDILTHLTFLFIEAEKIRLNSTDSKERIHLNWKMLEKIVEKEDQGEPFDSEAACSYLSHLTGRTFDKTQQAIRKFEASSNSNSLYSIVYHLGKLSMDEAMHDIDREISFSATLRERIGHHVYGEMWAHNIKSILDNNNLLHRPIHIISANLHSILNTVYGHQALNLKSFEELEQVAEDISLGKKNNKAKTILSYAHKHGYIEVPDLSGTNIGAQIIDTAKMTSSTLIPGVDLPKETSKRPVIVVMDYAFGEQAYECFDELLKPFETGKQSIPLDVVSASIMGKAGILEGNKGDLMIPNSHVFEGTADNYPFKNQLRKDDFEGYGLGVYEGPMITVLGTSLQNKDVLNYFLESSWKAIGLEMEGAHYQKALQAASKIRRSIRKNVNVLYAYYASDNPLKTGSTLASGGLGIDGVKPTYLITYKILEKLFKS comes from the coding sequence ATGAGAACAAGAGCGCAAGAATCAAGGGCAGCCATCGAGCGATTGTACATCACCATGCGCCACCTTTTTATGCGGGGCAATTATAAACCATTAGGTGTTTCAGGTGAATCATTGATCAGCGCGCTGTTGGTGTTGCGTCCAGAAATCTATGGACTGATTACCGAGTCGGAAAAAGTAGAACTAGACGGCTTGCTCTATGTCATGGAGAGATTGCCGAGAGGAATAGAAGAGTGCCGCTACATCAGACTGATCAGTAGAGAAGGATATGAACATTCTGAATTCGAAACATTGATTCCATCCAAGCGCAGGAGAAACTGCTATAGAGTAGATGAGGACCAAATGTTTGTGGAGATGACAAGGGGGAAAAGTGATATTTACGACATTCTTACGCACTTAACATTTCTTTTCATTGAAGCCGAAAAAATCCGTCTTAACAGTACAGACAGTAAGGAACGGATCCATCTCAACTGGAAAATGCTTGAAAAAATTGTGGAAAAAGAAGATCAGGGAGAGCCTTTTGATTCTGAAGCCGCTTGTTCTTATCTTAGCCATTTGACTGGAAGGACATTTGACAAAACCCAACAAGCTATCCGGAAGTTTGAAGCCTCCAGTAATTCCAATAGCCTCTATTCGATTGTTTACCATCTTGGAAAACTCTCCATGGACGAGGCCATGCACGATATAGATAGGGAAATCAGTTTTTCGGCTACACTGCGAGAGCGGATAGGTCATCATGTGTATGGCGAAATGTGGGCACATAATATAAAGTCCATCCTTGACAACAACAACCTGCTCCACCGCCCAATCCATATTATCAGTGCTAACCTTCACAGTATTTTAAATACCGTATATGGCCACCAAGCACTGAACTTGAAAAGTTTTGAGGAGCTAGAGCAAGTAGCAGAAGATATTAGCTTGGGAAAGAAAAACAACAAAGCAAAAACTATCCTGAGCTATGCCCATAAGCATGGCTACATAGAGGTGCCGGATTTGTCAGGTACGAATATAGGGGCACAAATCATCGATACCGCAAAGATGACATCGAGCACGTTGATCCCCGGGGTGGACTTACCTAAAGAAACATCCAAGCGCCCAGTCATCGTAGTGATGGATTATGCATTTGGTGAGCAAGCTTATGAATGCTTTGATGAATTGTTAAAGCCCTTTGAGACCGGCAAGCAGTCCATTCCACTGGACGTGGTCTCTGCTTCTATCATGGGCAAAGCAGGTATTTTGGAGGGAAATAAAGGCGACCTGATGATACCTAACAGTCATGTCTTTGAAGGAACTGCAGATAATTACCCTTTCAAGAACCAATTACGGAAAGATGACTTCGAAGGGTATGGATTAGGTGTTTATGAGGGACCGATGATCACCGTTCTGGGTACCTCACTCCAAAACAAAGATGTCCTTAATTACTTCCTCGAATCGTCCTGGAAAGCCATTGGGCTGGAAATGGAGGGAGCACATTACCAAAAAGCCTTGCAAGCAGCCAGTAAAATAAGAAGAAGTATTCGAAAAAACGTCAACGTGCTATATGCTTATTATGCTTCTGATAATCCCCTAAAAACAGGAAGCACCTTGGCATCCGGTGGATTGGGAATAGATGGTGTAAAACCCACCTATTTGATCACTTATAAAATTTTGGAAAAACTCTTCAAAAGTTAA
- a CDS encoding DUF4255 domain-containing protein, protein MIFEVLKILAGEVNQYFNELEMDDSEVILENVAMIDSQQETAESLKNKLILSVINLREEITMKNFSNHQIEEETVNYKNPKLNLNLFLIFCANRSVYKKSLSDLSRILEFFQHKKVFTQSNTSFDRELDEMSGIKHFRFTIELFTPTFEELNYIWGTLGGRQFPSVFYKLNLVQIERDLPISQQGVITEISRNYNQQ, encoded by the coding sequence ATGATTTTTGAAGTACTTAAAATTCTAGCTGGTGAAGTAAACCAGTATTTCAATGAACTGGAAATGGACGACTCCGAAGTCATCTTGGAGAATGTGGCCATGATCGACTCCCAACAGGAAACGGCTGAATCCCTTAAAAATAAGTTGATTCTTTCGGTGATAAACCTCCGGGAAGAAATTACCATGAAGAATTTTTCCAATCATCAGATAGAAGAGGAAACAGTCAACTATAAAAACCCCAAACTTAACCTCAACTTATTTTTGATCTTCTGTGCCAATCGCTCCGTCTATAAGAAATCATTGAGTGACTTGTCCAGGATTTTGGAGTTTTTCCAGCACAAAAAAGTATTTACCCAATCCAATACGTCATTTGATCGTGAGCTGGATGAGATGAGTGGCATTAAGCATTTCCGGTTTACGATAGAGCTTTTCACGCCTACTTTTGAAGAGTTGAACTATATCTGGGGCACCTTGGGAGGAAGACAGTTCCCCTCCGTTTTTTACAAATTGAACCTTGTTCAGATCGAAAGGGATTTGCCAATTTCCCAACAAGGCGTCATCACCGAAATCAGCAGAAACTACAATCAGCAATGA
- a CDS encoding DEAD/DEAH box helicase, whose product MTSDNFEIFNFNESLQEGLDAMGFTKPTPIQKEAIPEILKGNDLIACAQTGTGKTAAFILPILHKIAEKGDNQFNTMIIAPTRELAIQIDQQIQGLAYFVGVSSIAIYGGGDGLAWEQQKKALEHGTEIVVATPGRLIALLAGGKIKLDTLEHLVLDEADRMLDMGFSDDILKIINYLPKSRQTVLFSATMPPKIRQFSKQIVSDPSEINIAISKTAKGVTQLVYMVHDPDKEKLLEQILTQKNYEAVIIFASTKDKVKSIFRTLKKKFDTEAFHSDLTQEERENIMSNFKNRSLKILIGTDIISRGIDVEGIELVINYDTPNDPEDYVHRVGRTARADKKGEAITFVNDKDLYKLHRIQNLIGLEISRMDLPDGINNAPTYKEGKPGKKKGPSGGGSFKKRDNKKKPNHSGRSNNKGEKPQNTTEKPQQSSNPDSSSKTKDAENAGKFKTRRNVTE is encoded by the coding sequence ATGACATCAGATAATTTCGAAATTTTTAATTTCAACGAATCACTCCAGGAAGGATTGGATGCTATGGGATTTACCAAGCCAACACCTATCCAAAAAGAAGCTATTCCCGAAATCCTCAAAGGCAATGATCTGATTGCCTGCGCTCAGACAGGAACCGGAAAAACTGCGGCCTTTATTCTTCCTATTCTTCACAAGATTGCCGAAAAAGGAGACAACCAATTCAATACAATGATCATAGCCCCGACGAGGGAGCTTGCTATTCAGATCGACCAGCAGATCCAAGGACTTGCCTACTTTGTAGGGGTAAGTTCAATCGCCATTTATGGCGGAGGCGACGGGCTGGCCTGGGAGCAGCAGAAGAAGGCCTTGGAACACGGCACGGAAATCGTTGTGGCCACACCAGGCAGACTTATTGCCTTGTTGGCAGGAGGGAAGATCAAGTTGGATACTTTAGAGCATTTGGTACTGGATGAGGCCGATAGAATGCTTGACATGGGCTTCTCGGATGATATCCTGAAAATCATCAACTACTTACCCAAAAGCCGCCAGACAGTTCTTTTTTCTGCCACTATGCCTCCTAAAATCCGGCAATTCAGCAAGCAGATTGTTTCGGATCCTTCCGAAATCAACATCGCCATCAGTAAAACAGCCAAAGGGGTCACCCAGCTGGTCTACATGGTCCATGATCCAGATAAAGAGAAACTGTTGGAGCAAATCCTTACACAAAAAAACTATGAGGCAGTTATAATCTTTGCCTCTACAAAGGATAAAGTCAAAAGTATTTTCAGGACCCTAAAGAAGAAATTCGATACGGAAGCTTTCCACTCGGACCTCACACAAGAAGAGCGTGAAAATATCATGTCCAATTTTAAAAATAGGTCCCTTAAAATATTAATTGGTACCGATATCATTTCCAGAGGTATCGATGTAGAAGGAATCGAATTGGTTATCAACTACGATACACCAAATGATCCGGAGGATTATGTACACCGCGTGGGAAGGACTGCCAGAGCCGATAAAAAAGGAGAGGCCATCACTTTTGTAAATGATAAAGACCTTTATAAACTCCATAGAATCCAAAATCTTATAGGACTGGAAATCTCCAGAATGGACTTGCCTGATGGGATAAACAACGCACCTACCTACAAAGAGGGTAAACCGGGAAAAAAGAAAGGACCATCTGGAGGAGGTAGTTTCAAAAAGAGAGACAATAAGAAGAAACCTAACCATTCAGGTAGAAGTAATAATAAAGGTGAAAAGCCCCAAAATACGACAGAGAAACCTCAACAATCATCAAACCCTGATAGTTCTTCAAAGACCAAAGATGCTGAAAACGCAGGAAAATTTAAAACAAGACGAAATGTAACTGAATAG
- the vgrG gene encoding type VI secretion system tip protein VgrG, translated as MNNSGTISTSQSVDRVTHKILIDGEEIPGTIQVKNIHVSKEINRIPVARLAILDGDPSERDFAVSNGEHFVPGKEMEITAGYHSDEATIFKGIIVKQNLKIRNNQSLLMVEAKDKAVKMTLRRKSKYFYEMSDADVLEALGADHGLDTDISSTNTTHAELVQYDVTDWDFMMMRAQANGMIGLVDDGQLIFQLPDLGAEPVETVTFGATVMEFDAEMDARTQIPKILAKAWNMADQEIVEIEGTDPSLSLNGNISSADLAALLDDSEVILRHGGSKKDSALQDWADAKWKFQQMAKTRGRIKFQGIPNVKPGTNLILEGVGDRFNGKVFISGVSHQISEGNWTIDAQFGFDPSWFAESESTIHTPPAAGLTAAISGLQVGIVTKLEEDPDGEDRIKVKIPIINNEEEGIWCRQACLDAGNERGATFRPELDDEVVVGFINEDPNEAVILGMLHSSAKPSPIPGADDNHEKGIHTRSGIKFIFNDEKSSVLIETPGGNKALLDDDAGSITIEDQNGNTAVLDSSGITLEAAKDFNIKATGDLNLEGTNVNIKANAQFKAEGSAGAEVSTSAVAVLKGSLVQIN; from the coding sequence ATGAACAACAGTGGAACCATATCGACCAGTCAAAGCGTGGATCGAGTAACGCACAAAATCCTGATAGATGGAGAAGAAATCCCTGGTACCATTCAGGTAAAAAACATCCACGTGTCCAAGGAGATCAACCGCATCCCAGTAGCCAGGTTGGCCATCTTGGATGGAGATCCATCCGAACGGGATTTTGCAGTCAGTAACGGTGAGCACTTTGTTCCTGGAAAGGAAATGGAAATCACCGCTGGTTATCATTCTGATGAAGCCACCATTTTTAAAGGAATCATCGTAAAGCAAAACCTAAAAATCCGAAACAACCAATCCTTACTTATGGTAGAAGCCAAGGACAAGGCGGTGAAGATGACCTTGAGAAGAAAGAGCAAATACTTCTATGAAATGTCTGATGCGGATGTTTTGGAAGCACTCGGAGCGGACCATGGTTTGGATACTGATATTTCCTCCACCAATACCACCCACGCCGAATTGGTCCAATATGATGTGACGGACTGGGATTTTATGATGATGAGGGCGCAGGCCAATGGGATGATTGGATTGGTAGACGATGGGCAATTAATATTTCAATTGCCTGATTTAGGTGCTGAACCTGTGGAGACGGTTACGTTTGGTGCTACGGTAATGGAGTTTGATGCCGAGATGGATGCACGTACACAAATACCCAAAATATTGGCAAAAGCGTGGAATATGGCGGATCAGGAGATAGTGGAGATAGAAGGAACCGATCCTTCCTTGTCCTTGAATGGCAATATTTCTTCCGCAGACTTAGCTGCTTTATTGGATGACAGCGAGGTAATCCTTCGGCATGGAGGGAGCAAGAAAGATTCCGCACTGCAAGATTGGGCTGATGCCAAATGGAAGTTTCAGCAGATGGCCAAGACCCGAGGAAGAATCAAATTTCAGGGCATACCCAATGTAAAGCCCGGCACCAATTTAATCCTAGAAGGGGTGGGGGATCGCTTCAATGGCAAGGTCTTCATTTCGGGTGTAAGTCACCAAATCTCCGAAGGAAACTGGACGATAGATGCACAGTTTGGGTTCGATCCATCCTGGTTTGCTGAATCCGAGTCAACTATCCATACTCCACCAGCAGCAGGGCTAACCGCCGCTATCAGCGGATTACAAGTGGGTATTGTGACCAAGCTGGAAGAAGACCCCGATGGAGAAGATCGCATCAAAGTAAAAATCCCCATCATCAATAACGAAGAGGAGGGCATTTGGTGCCGACAGGCCTGTCTCGATGCGGGCAATGAAAGAGGCGCGACATTCAGGCCAGAGCTTGATGATGAAGTGGTGGTAGGCTTTATCAATGAAGACCCAAATGAAGCCGTGATCCTGGGAATGCTCCATAGCAGTGCTAAACCTAGCCCCATTCCTGGTGCTGATGACAATCACGAAAAAGGAATCCATACCCGATCAGGCATCAAGTTTATTTTTAATGACGAAAAATCCAGCGTGCTCATCGAAACGCCGGGTGGCAACAAGGCTTTGCTGGATGATGATGCCGGTAGTATTACCATTGAAGATCAAAATGGCAATACCGCCGTGCTGGACAGTAGTGGAATTACCTTGGAAGCAGCGAAGGATTTCAATATCAAGGCAACAGGAGACCTTAACCTGGAAGGTACCAATGTAAATATAAAAGCCAATGCCCAGTTCAAAGCAGAAGGCAGTGCTGGAGCAGAAGTAAGCACCAGCGCCGTAGCGGTACTCAAGGGATCATTGGTGCAGATTAATTGA
- a CDS encoding phage tail sheath family protein, with product MATSYKTPGVYIEEITKFPPSVAQVETAIPAFIGYTAKAKDGEKDLPPNEPVKISSVLEFTEHFGGAPQVDIGTLEINAQNQVTELDLTEKFHLYECIRMFYANGGGDCYVVSVGSYQDTIQNGTADGSTPGFLAGLAKIKKVDRPTLLVMPDAPLMSQSNLNSLYAAMLGQCNELQDRFCIFDLKEDTVDHDEAVENFRNGIGMNYLKYGAAYSPWIKANLPRVVKYKDIKGKITQNGPTVNLADLIADADAKALANRLDNLVDDQTSIKDAIDALKGTHSSFQAKFEALSNTLKNTSNKANLEALINYYTESMDVVRDTIDIGSGSAITLNDKSAPAGNDEYLFDFLVSKLSTALDSTENEIAKINGDSTSLSSALTLAASDTGLDYSSSTSTNTYFGTGTSNVEKIQPHVAAVTKLWSSIKSSLDLISTSAESYSSTVENSAKEAIPALKTIYQRIANEYLTLPPSATIAGVYASVDASRGVWKAPANVSINNVVGVTELIDHKEQENLNVDVVAGKSINIIRPFTGKGIMVWGARTLAGNDNEWRYVSVRRFFIMAEESIKKATEQFVFEPNDGNTWVRVRAMIENFLTLQWRAGALAGAKPEHAFYVRVGLGQTMTSLDVLEGRMNVEIGMAVVRPAEFIILKFSHKMQES from the coding sequence ATGGCAACATCATATAAAACACCAGGTGTTTACATAGAGGAAATCACCAAATTTCCACCCTCTGTAGCACAAGTAGAAACAGCGATTCCGGCCTTTATTGGGTACACGGCAAAAGCCAAGGATGGAGAGAAGGACCTCCCTCCAAATGAACCAGTGAAGATTTCTTCAGTTCTAGAATTTACCGAACACTTTGGAGGAGCCCCCCAAGTGGATATAGGTACGTTGGAAATTAACGCACAGAATCAAGTCACCGAACTGGACCTAACAGAAAAATTCCATCTCTATGAGTGTATTAGGATGTTTTATGCCAATGGCGGAGGAGACTGCTATGTGGTGTCGGTAGGTTCATACCAAGATACCATCCAGAATGGCACTGCAGATGGCTCGACACCAGGGTTTTTGGCAGGTTTGGCCAAGATAAAGAAAGTGGATCGGCCCACTTTATTGGTGATGCCCGATGCTCCATTGATGAGCCAAAGCAATCTAAATTCATTATATGCCGCTATGCTGGGCCAGTGCAATGAGCTTCAGGATAGGTTCTGCATTTTTGACTTAAAAGAGGATACCGTCGATCACGATGAAGCAGTGGAGAATTTCAGAAATGGAATCGGCATGAACTACCTCAAGTATGGTGCTGCTTATTCTCCCTGGATAAAAGCCAATCTCCCTCGGGTGGTGAAGTACAAGGACATAAAAGGGAAAATCACCCAAAATGGCCCAACTGTAAATCTGGCAGATTTGATAGCAGATGCTGATGCCAAAGCATTGGCCAATAGGCTGGACAACTTGGTAGATGACCAAACCTCCATCAAAGATGCCATCGACGCACTGAAAGGAACCCATTCTTCATTTCAGGCAAAATTCGAGGCTCTATCCAATACACTCAAAAACACCTCGAACAAGGCAAATCTGGAAGCTCTCATCAATTATTATACCGAGAGCATGGACGTGGTCAGGGATACGATCGATATCGGATCGGGTTCAGCCATTACATTGAATGACAAAAGTGCTCCTGCTGGAAATGATGAATATTTATTTGATTTCTTGGTTTCTAAATTAAGTACCGCACTGGACAGTACCGAAAATGAAATTGCCAAAATCAATGGAGATAGTACTTCATTGAGCTCAGCGTTGACGTTGGCGGCTTCGGATACAGGTTTGGATTATAGCAGTTCCACATCGACGAACACCTATTTTGGTACGGGAACTTCCAATGTGGAAAAAATCCAGCCCCATGTCGCTGCGGTTACTAAATTATGGAGCAGCATAAAATCCTCCCTAGACCTTATCTCTACTTCAGCAGAAAGTTATAGCTCCACCGTCGAAAACTCAGCCAAGGAGGCCATACCAGCCCTAAAAACCATATACCAACGGATCGCCAATGAATACTTGACCTTGCCACCAAGTGCCACCATAGCCGGAGTATATGCTAGCGTGGATGCCAGCAGGGGAGTGTGGAAAGCCCCAGCCAATGTATCGATCAATAATGTGGTAGGTGTGACCGAACTGATCGACCATAAGGAGCAAGAAAACCTTAATGTGGACGTCGTGGCTGGAAAATCCATCAACATAATCCGGCCATTTACGGGCAAAGGCATTATGGTGTGGGGCGCTAGGACCCTAGCCGGAAACGATAATGAGTGGCGATATGTCTCGGTAAGGCGTTTCTTTATCATGGCAGAAGAGTCCATCAAAAAAGCTACCGAGCAGTTTGTCTTTGAGCCAAATGACGGCAATACCTGGGTGAGGGTAAGGGCAATGATCGAAAATTTCCTTACGCTCCAGTGGAGAGCAGGTGCATTGGCAGGAGCCAAGCCAGAGCATGCATTTTATGTGAGAGTGGGATTGGGACAGACCATGACCAGCCTGGATGTGTTGGAGGGAAGGATGAATGTAGAAATAGGAATGGCCGTAGTAAGACCTGCCGAGTTTATCATCCTCAAATTTTCCCACAAAATGCAGGAATCCTAA
- a CDS encoding PAAR domain-containing protein, with product MGMPAARANDMHVCPMVTGTVPHVGGPVMPPGEPTVLIGGMPAARVGDMATCTGPPDSIVMGSSTVLIGGMPAARLGDTTAHGGSIVIGETTVLIG from the coding sequence ATGGGAATGCCAGCAGCAAGAGCAAACGATATGCATGTCTGCCCAATGGTGACAGGCACAGTGCCCCATGTGGGAGGGCCGGTCATGCCTCCTGGTGAGCCTACCGTCTTGATCGGTGGCATGCCGGCGGCACGTGTGGGAGATATGGCCACGTGCACTGGCCCTCCTGACAGTATCGTGATGGGCTCCTCCACGGTATTGATAGGAGGAATGCCGGCGGCGAGGCTAGGAGATACTACGGCCCATGGAGGCAGTATTGTAATTGGAGAAACAACAGTTTTAATCGGATAA
- a CDS encoding phage tail protein: METFYPPSSFHFQVSFTQNGDQVSKKKDHAFQSVSGLSVDIDTEEFAEGGENRFKHKFPVKTKYPNLVLKRGLLVDSELISWCRDAIENFIFKPLDVTVSLLNEEHEPLISWNIVHAYPVKWSVEDFNAEESKLAIESLELAYNYFTKITKEE; this comes from the coding sequence ATGGAAACGTTCTATCCGCCATCCAGTTTTCACTTTCAGGTTTCTTTTACGCAGAATGGAGACCAGGTCAGTAAGAAAAAGGACCATGCCTTCCAGTCTGTGTCCGGCCTGAGTGTGGATATAGATACGGAGGAATTTGCAGAGGGCGGTGAAAATAGGTTTAAGCATAAATTCCCGGTCAAAACCAAGTATCCCAATCTAGTCCTAAAAAGAGGCTTATTGGTGGACTCTGAGTTGATATCCTGGTGCAGGGATGCGATTGAGAATTTTATTTTTAAGCCGTTGGATGTCACGGTTTCTCTGCTGAATGAAGAGCATGAGCCGTTGATCTCTTGGAATATTGTACACGCTTACCCTGTAAAATGGAGTGTGGAAGATTTCAATGCTGAAGAGAGTAAGCTGGCCATTGAATCACTTGAGCTGGCCTACAATTATTTTACCAAAATCACAAAAGAAGAATAG